The following DNA comes from Deinococcus sp. NW-56.
CAGGTCCGGCGCCTCTACCGGGTGCTGGGCGAGCTGGGACTGGTCGAGGTCAATCCCTTCGAGAAGGTCCAGGGCCGCCCCAACATCGCCCACGAACGCCGACCGGTCTACAGCGCCGAGGAGGTCGCCCGGTTGCTTGAACACGCCTCGGCCGAGGAGCGGGCGCTTGTCCTGCTGGGCGCCCATGGGGGCCTGAGCGGACCGGAGGTGCGGCAGCTGACTTTCGGGAGCCTCTCCGGGGACCGTGCTCAGGTTCAGGTCAGCCAGCGGACCGTCACCTGTACCCCGGAACTGACGGCGGCGCTCGACGCCTGGGCGCGGCTGCGGGGCGAAACGCCCCTGTATGGGGGACCCCAGGGCCTGCTCTTCCGGCACGGCGAGGCCCCCCTGACCGACTACGAACTGCGGGCCAAGGTGTTCCGGCTGTGTCAGCGGGCGGGGGTGCCCTACAAGGCGTGGCACGCGCTGCGGCACGCGGCGGGCCTCAAGCTCCTGGCCGAGCAGGCCACGCAGCGCGAGGTGACCCAGGCGCTGGGGCTGGGCGGCCGCACCGCGGTACGGCCCCTGATCCGCCTCAGCGACCGCCCCGACCTCACCGCCCGGTCTGGAGGGCCACGCGGACGTGGGCGGCGGGGGCAGAAAAAGTCGGATTCACACTAAGTCCGATTAGTGCAACGCAGACCGCGACCCGGCTGGCCCCGGTCCCCCTGGCAGGTCAGCAGGCCGAGGGACCCCGAATGGGCTTACGGGCGTACAGCCGCCCGTCGGCCAGCCGGAAGAGGGCCGGGGCCTCGGCGGCCTCGTCGGGAAAGCTGGCTCCTCCCACGGCGGCGCGGAGGGTGCCGCCATCCAGCCCGGCCAGGGCCTGTTCCAGGGTGGTCTCCAATGGGGCCAGGTCGGGGGGCAGCAGCACGGCGAATTCGTCTCCACCCAGACGGTAGGCGGTGCCGGGCAGGGGGATATGCCGGGCCAGGCAGCGGGCGACCTCGCCCAGCAGCGCGTCTCCAGCGAGGTGCCCGCGCTCGTCGTTGATCCGCTTGAAGTCGTTGAGGTCAATGAGGACTAGCCGCGTGGCTTCACGGCGGGCCAGGGCACCCGCGAGCGCCTCGTCAAAGGCGCGGCGGTTGCCCAGCCCGGTCAGGCCGTCGATGTAGGCCCAGCGCTCGAGCTGGCGCTGGGCCTCGTAGGCTTCGGTGAAGTCCTCCTGCACGCCCACGAAGTAGCGCACCTCACCGTCTTGGCGCAGCGGCCGCACCCGCAGGCGGTAGTGCAGCAGGCTGCCGTCCTTGCGGTAGTTCAGCACCACCCGCGAGAAGGGTTCGCCCCGGTCGAGGGCGGTGCGCATCGCCAGGATGTCGGCGGGGTCGGTCGCGGGGCCTTGCAGGAAGCGGCAGGTTCGGCCCTGCACCTCGGGGAGCGAGTAGCCCGTCTCGCGGGTAAAGGTCTCATTGACATAGAGGATGCGCCGCTGGGCGTCGGTGACGAGCAGGCCGATGTCAGCCGTGTCGAGCACTTGCCACAGCAGCTCGCCAGGCAGCCCGGTGCCCCCCAGGGCTGGCCGCGCAGGTTCAGACAGAGGGGGTCTGGCCGGCAGCTTCACCGCCCGCTCCACAGCCCGGCGGCGCCGGGGGCGACTCCGGCGGGGGTGGGAGCGGGGCGGCCCAGGAAGTAGCCCTGCGCGTAGTCGGC
Coding sequences within:
- a CDS encoding GGDEF domain-containing protein, which codes for MLDTADIGLLVTDAQRRILYVNETFTRETGYSLPEVQGRTCRFLQGPATDPADILAMRTALDRGEPFSRVVLNYRKDGSLLHYRLRVRPLRQDGEVRYFVGVQEDFTEAYEAQRQLERWAYIDGLTGLGNRRAFDEALAGALARREATRLVLIDLNDFKRINDERGHLAGDALLGEVARCLARHIPLPGTAYRLGGDEFAVLLPPDLAPLETTLEQALAGLDGGTLRAAVGGASFPDEAAEAPALFRLADGRLYARKPIRGPSAC
- a CDS encoding tyrosine-type recombinase/integrase gives rise to the protein MPPSPSTLRRLLERDDLDAALDLLATTLPGPPTGATRKNVLSGWRVFVRWLRTEDRSLLNVHDPGAFAQAYADWLAAEYQEVAATVNNRLVQVRRLYRVLGELGLVEVNPFEKVQGRPNIAHERRPVYSAEEVARLLEHASAEERALVLLGAHGGLSGPEVRQLTFGSLSGDRAQVQVSQRTVTCTPELTAALDAWARLRGETPLYGGPQGLLFRHGEAPLTDYELRAKVFRLCQRAGVPYKAWHALRHAAGLKLLAEQATQREVTQALGLGGRTAVRPLIRLSDRPDLTARSGGPRGRGRRGQKKSDSH